In Flavobacterium lacustre, a genomic segment contains:
- a CDS encoding rod shape-determining protein MreD — MNSALLVNIFRFVLLLATQIIVFNNMNFFGFISPFPYVLFIILYPVNGNKSGLLLASFLLGLIMDMFSNSGGIHATACLALAYFRPFLFKFSFGLSYEYQTVKLNDVLTPERFSFILLSVVIHHLVLFILEAFQFSFFWDILLRTVLSTVFTIIICIIIIYLIKPNKR; from the coding sequence ATGAATAGCGCATTGTTAGTCAATATTTTTCGGTTTGTTTTGCTTTTGGCAACTCAAATTATTGTTTTCAACAACATGAATTTTTTTGGATTCATAAGTCCGTTTCCTTACGTGTTATTTATCATTTTATATCCTGTAAACGGAAACAAATCAGGACTTCTTTTGGCAAGTTTTTTGTTAGGTCTTATCATGGATATGTTTAGTAATTCAGGAGGAATTCATGCTACAGCTTGTTTAGCTTTAGCTTATTTCAGACCTTTTTTATTTAAATTCTCCTTCGGTCTAAGTTATGAGTACCAAACTGTAAAATTAAACGATGTTTTAACTCCGGAGCGATTTTCGTTTATTTTACTATCCGTTGTCATACATCACCTTGTTTTGTTCATATTAGAAGCTTTTCAATTTAGCTTTTTCTGGGACATTTTACTAAGAACGGTACTGAGTACAGTTTTCACAATTATTATTTGTATCATTATAATATATCTTATTAAGCCAAACAAAAGATGA
- the lpxB gene encoding lipid-A-disaccharide synthase: protein MKYYIIAGEASGDLHGSNLMKALYKEDPSADIRFWGGDLMQNVGGKLVKHYRELAFMGFIEVIFNLKTILNNIKICKKDILEFKPDVLVFIDYPGFNLRIAKWAKELGMKTHYYISPQIWAWKESRITDIKRDVDKMYVILPFEKSFYEDKHHYPVSFVGHPLIDAIHNQPTIDGIVFRSENQLNEKPIIAILPGSRKQEITKMLSVMLSVVKDFPEYQFVIAGAPSQDFSFYERFISNENIKFISNKTYDLLSNATAALVTSGTATLETALFKVPEVVCYKGSWASYQIAKRIITLKYISLVNLIMDEEVVIELIQEDCTTKRIRQELKKILEPNHRKKLLANYDLLEEKLGGIGASEKTAKLIVADLK, encoded by the coding sequence ATGAAATACTATATTATAGCAGGTGAAGCATCCGGTGATTTACATGGATCTAATTTGATGAAGGCATTATACAAGGAAGATCCATCAGCTGACATTCGGTTTTGGGGAGGTGATTTGATGCAAAATGTTGGTGGCAAATTAGTAAAACATTATCGCGAATTGGCTTTCATGGGATTTATTGAAGTGATTTTTAATTTAAAAACCATTTTGAATAATATCAAAATATGTAAAAAAGACATCCTGGAATTTAAACCTGATGTTCTGGTTTTTATTGATTACCCCGGCTTTAATTTACGTATTGCAAAATGGGCGAAAGAATTGGGAATGAAAACACATTATTACATTTCCCCTCAAATTTGGGCTTGGAAAGAAAGCCGAATTACCGATATCAAACGCGATGTAGATAAAATGTATGTGATTCTTCCTTTCGAAAAAAGCTTTTATGAAGACAAACATCATTATCCCGTTTCATTTGTCGGGCACCCTTTAATTGATGCCATTCACAACCAACCGACCATCGATGGAATCGTTTTTAGAAGCGAAAATCAATTGAACGAAAAACCTATAATTGCCATTTTACCCGGCAGCCGAAAACAGGAAATCACCAAAATGTTATCCGTTATGCTGAGTGTTGTAAAAGATTTTCCGGAATATCAGTTTGTAATTGCTGGCGCTCCAAGTCAAGATTTCTCCTTTTACGAACGTTTTATTTCTAATGAAAATATAAAATTCATTTCTAATAAAACCTACGATTTATTAAGCAACGCTACTGCAGCATTAGTCACATCCGGAACTGCAACACTCGAAACCGCTCTTTTCAAAGTACCCGAAGTAGTTTGTTATAAAGGCAGTTGGGCCTCGTATCAAATAGCAAAACGCATTATTACACTAAAATACATTTCATTAGTAAACCTGATTATGGATGAAGAAGTGGTCATCGAATTAATTCAAGAAGATTGCACTACAAAACGCATTCGTCAAGAATTAAAAAAAATCCTGGAGCCTAATCACCGTAAAAAACTATTGGCTAATTACGACTTATTGGAAGAAAAACTGGGCGGCATTGGCGCCAGTGAGAAAACAGCTAAGTTAATTGTTGCAGATTTGAAGTAA
- the rodA gene encoding rod shape-determining protein RodA: MKNQSITNNLDWTCVIIYSVLVLLGWLNIYSSSLSSMEGTSDKQLIFIILTIPLILIVLYVDGKFYEKYASIIFGISLLSLAGLFVFGKTIAGQRCWYGFGSFTLQPSEFAKAATALALAKYLSDTQINLKDVNRQIQALAIVFLPVLLILPQPDPGSALIYSVFIIVLYREGLPAWYVWTGFITILLFVMTLLLEPQYVILIALLALVIIHFKSRLGDRNIVLSGIIFVLISSFVLSVNYVFENVFKQHHRDRFNILLGKTVDMKGIGYNTNQSEIAIGSGGWIGKGFLEGTQTKGGFVPEQHTDYIFTTVGEEWGFIGSLIVIALFVGLFLRVIYLAERQKTKFSRVYGYCVAGILFIHFFVNIAMVVGIFPTIGVPLPFFSYGGSGLWGFTILLFIFLKMDANKVNEW, translated from the coding sequence ATGAAAAACCAAAGCATAACGAATAATCTTGACTGGACATGTGTCATTATCTATAGTGTATTGGTACTATTAGGATGGTTAAACATTTACTCTTCTTCACTTTCTTCTATGGAAGGAACTTCGGACAAGCAGCTTATATTTATCATATTAACTATTCCGTTAATTTTGATCGTACTTTATGTCGATGGTAAATTCTATGAAAAATATGCCTCCATCATATTTGGAATATCATTATTATCTTTGGCCGGCCTTTTTGTGTTCGGAAAGACTATTGCGGGACAACGTTGTTGGTATGGTTTTGGAAGTTTCACATTACAACCTTCAGAATTTGCAAAAGCAGCAACCGCATTGGCTTTAGCAAAATACTTAAGTGATACACAAATCAATCTTAAAGACGTCAACAGACAAATTCAAGCTTTGGCTATTGTATTTTTGCCCGTATTACTCATATTACCTCAACCCGATCCGGGAAGCGCATTGATTTATAGTGTTTTCATTATTGTTTTATACCGCGAAGGTCTTCCTGCTTGGTATGTATGGACGGGTTTTATTACGATTCTTTTATTTGTCATGACGCTATTATTAGAACCTCAGTATGTGATTCTAATTGCTTTATTAGCATTGGTTATCATTCATTTCAAATCCAGATTAGGAGATCGAAATATTGTTTTGAGCGGAATCATTTTCGTCTTAATTTCCAGCTTTGTTTTATCGGTAAATTATGTATTTGAAAATGTTTTCAAACAACATCACAGAGACCGTTTCAATATTTTATTAGGAAAAACGGTAGACATGAAAGGGATTGGATACAATACCAATCAATCTGAAATAGCCATCGGATCCGGTGGTTGGATTGGAAAAGGCTTTTTGGAAGGAACACAAACCAAAGGCGGTTTCGTGCCCGAACAACACACCGATTATATCTTCACGACCGTTGGCGAAGAATGGGGATTTATCGGCTCTTTAATCGTTATTGCGCTATTTGTGGGCTTATTTCTTCGTGTTATCTATTTGGCCGAAAGGCAAAAAACAAAATTCAGCCGCGTATATGGCTATTGTGTTGCAGGAATTTTATTTATTCATTTCTTTGTAAACATTGCCATGGTAGTGGGGATTTTTCCAACGATTGGAGTACCACTACCCTTCTTTTCGTATGGAGGTTCCGGACTTTGGGGTTTTACAATACTCCTTTTTATATTCCTAAAAATGGATGCAAATAAAGTAAATGAATGGTAG
- a CDS encoding carboxy terminal-processing peptidase has translation MNTIIDYMKRNYKILLAVVCLSVTLFAFKMNSGNENDADPDKDKLLLELLTFVLEKGHYSPAVIDDAFSKGVYKDFIQALDPSKRFFLQSDIDEFAKYETDLDDQLINKDLTFFNLAYDRLMQRMEEGKLIYKSVLSKPFDYTIDESFNTDYEKAPYAKTSAELKDKWRKQIKLSTLSSLVDRMEMQDNKNKTGVDKSVKEPVVQVKEGEQFDQSYYDKTKNTAVETGKTKTFVELEKETRESSAKSLDEYFGFIKDLDRNDWFSVYINSITARFDPHTNYLAPEEKERFDVSISGKLEGIGARLQKKNDYTEISELISGGPAWRGKQLESGDLIMKVAQGDKEPVDVVGMRLDDVVKKIKGPKGTEVRLTVKKVDGTITVISIIRDIVEIEETYAKSSIVNKNGLKYGVIYLPKFYIDFENKDGRDAGKDIAIEVDRLKKAGVNGIVLDVRDDGGGSLSTVVDIAGLFIEDGPIVQIKSAGKNKEVLYDRDKKIEWDGPLVIMVNSFSASASEILAAAIQDYKRGIIIGSKQTYGKGTVQNVIDLNQFVRSSSVGDLGALKTTTQKFYRINGGSTQLEGVSSDIVMPDRYAYLKMGERDVENAMPWDKIDQADYKVWTKNSNFNQAITNSKNRIAQNQQFQLVEDNAKWIDSRSEENVYSLNIDKFKLAQTEIEGKAKKYKPILDYKNELKFTSLPSEQEIMAKDAALKEKRERWHEALSKDIYVEEALNVLDDLQAKGIVKKAIPVKFKKDKLAKS, from the coding sequence ATGAATACTATTATTGACTATATGAAAAGAAATTATAAAATACTTCTGGCTGTTGTATGCCTCTCGGTAACCTTGTTTGCATTCAAAATGAATTCAGGGAATGAAAACGACGCAGATCCTGATAAAGACAAATTACTTTTGGAGTTATTGACTTTTGTTTTAGAAAAAGGACATTATAGTCCTGCGGTTATTGATGATGCTTTTTCTAAAGGAGTTTACAAAGATTTTATTCAGGCATTAGATCCTTCAAAACGATTTTTTCTACAATCGGATATTGATGAATTTGCAAAGTATGAAACCGATTTAGATGATCAATTAATCAATAAAGATTTGACTTTCTTTAATCTTGCATATGATAGATTGATGCAGAGAATGGAAGAAGGAAAATTGATTTACAAATCAGTTTTGAGCAAACCATTTGATTACACTATTGACGAAAGTTTCAATACGGATTATGAAAAAGCGCCTTATGCAAAAACTTCAGCCGAACTAAAAGATAAATGGCGTAAACAGATTAAATTATCTACACTTTCTTCATTGGTAGACCGCATGGAAATGCAAGATAATAAGAATAAAACCGGGGTTGACAAATCGGTAAAAGAACCTGTTGTACAAGTAAAAGAAGGGGAACAATTTGACCAGAGTTATTATGATAAAACTAAAAATACAGCTGTTGAAACCGGTAAAACTAAAACTTTTGTAGAATTAGAAAAAGAAACCAGAGAAAGTTCTGCTAAATCATTGGATGAGTATTTTGGTTTTATAAAAGATTTAGATCGAAATGATTGGTTTTCGGTGTATATCAATTCAATTACTGCTCGTTTTGATCCGCATACAAACTATTTAGCTCCCGAAGAAAAAGAGCGTTTTGATGTGAGTATCAGCGGAAAACTGGAAGGAATCGGGGCGCGTCTTCAAAAGAAAAATGATTATACTGAAATTTCAGAATTGATTTCCGGAGGGCCGGCTTGGAGAGGAAAACAATTAGAATCGGGTGATTTGATTATGAAAGTGGCTCAAGGCGACAAAGAACCGGTTGATGTTGTTGGAATGCGTTTAGACGATGTGGTTAAAAAAATTAAGGGACCAAAAGGTACTGAAGTTCGTCTTACTGTAAAAAAAGTAGACGGAACTATAACGGTGATTTCTATTATAAGAGACATCGTTGAAATTGAAGAAACGTATGCAAAATCAAGCATTGTTAATAAAAACGGATTAAAGTACGGCGTGATTTATTTGCCTAAATTTTATATCGATTTTGAAAATAAAGATGGAAGAGATGCCGGAAAAGACATTGCTATTGAAGTTGACAGATTGAAAAAAGCAGGTGTGAACGGAATTGTACTTGATGTTCGTGATGATGGTGGAGGATCTTTATCGACTGTGGTAGATATTGCCGGTTTATTTATTGAAGACGGACCAATTGTACAAATCAAGTCAGCCGGTAAAAATAAAGAAGTTTTATATGACAGAGATAAAAAAATCGAATGGGACGGACCGTTAGTGATAATGGTTAATAGTTTTTCTGCTTCGGCTTCAGAGATTTTAGCGGCAGCGATTCAGGATTACAAAAGAGGAATCATTATCGGAAGTAAACAAACGTATGGTAAAGGAACGGTTCAAAACGTAATTGACTTGAATCAATTTGTGCGCAGTAGTTCTGTGGGCGATTTAGGTGCTTTAAAAACTACGACTCAAAAATTTTATAGAATAAACGGTGGTTCAACACAATTAGAAGGTGTAAGCAGTGATATTGTTATGCCGGACCGTTATGCGTATTTGAAAATGGGAGAGCGTGATGTTGAAAATGCAATGCCGTGGGATAAAATTGATCAGGCCGATTATAAGGTTTGGACTAAGAACTCGAATTTTAATCAAGCGATTACCAATAGCAAAAACAGAATTGCTCAAAATCAACAATTTCAATTGGTTGAAGACAACGCAAAATGGATTGATAGCCGAAGTGAAGAGAATGTTTATAGTTTGAATATTGACAAATTTAAATTGGCTCAAACTGAAATTGAAGGAAAAGCAAAAAAATATAAACCAATATTGGATTATAAAAATGAATTGAAATTCACTTCTTTGCCTTCTGAACAAGAAATAATGGCTAAAGATGCTGCTTTAAAAGAAAAAAGAGAACGTTGGCATGAAGCTCTATCAAAAGATATTTATGTGGAAGAAGCACTCAATGTATTGGATGATTTACAAGCGAAAGGGATTGTGAAAAAAGCAATTCCAGTTAAATTTAAAAAAGATAAATTAGCTAAATCATAA
- the mrdA gene encoding penicillin-binding protein 2, whose amino-acid sequence MRKVLLPSLIIIAASLLVIRIFYLQVINDSFKLKSDNNAIKIKYDYPERGYIYDRNGKLLVANQASYDIMVIPREVKNTDTLEFCQLLNITKEDFIKKIEKAKIYSPRLPSVFLPQLNKSEFAAFQEKIRKFEGFYFQKRSLRDYEVDFGANIFGFITQVNEKLVAKNPYYNSGDLIGKQGVEESYEEILRGIKGVKYIQKDKYNREIGSFKEGKYDTIAVQGEDINLTIDAELQKYGEELMINKRGGIVAIEPKTGEILALVTAPSYDPSILVGRKRSKNYTELYRDSIAKPLYDRGLLAEYPPGSPFKILTGLVALQEGVVNEQTTFMCHHGFSYARGRFMGCHGFGPHQLHNGIYNSCNTYFASAYMLTINKYAKPAYAVDVWSNHVKSFGLGQFMGYDLPTGKKGKVPDSKTYKRIYPNGGWRSTTIVSNAIGQGEVLMTPIQLANMMATVANEGYYYTPHIIKKIEGEKIDKKFTTKHVTTIDKKYFKPMISGLFDVYNLGTAYYLKVEGIDICGKTGTAENFAKIDGKRTQLEDHSIFVAFAPKDNPKIAIAIMVENGGFGATIAGPIASLMIEKYLRHKITRTDLETRILNKSLQGEYAKLGGLSETVKTQMRKQDSILKSKTVIRKVKIDTTKQKQQ is encoded by the coding sequence ATGAGAAAAGTCTTGCTGCCTTCCTTAATTATCATCGCAGCATCATTGCTCGTGATACGGATATTTTATTTGCAAGTTATTAATGATTCCTTCAAATTAAAATCAGACAATAATGCCATTAAAATAAAATATGATTATCCAGAAAGAGGATATATATATGATCGTAACGGAAAATTATTAGTCGCGAATCAGGCTTCTTATGACATCATGGTAATTCCCCGTGAAGTAAAGAATACCGATACTTTAGAATTTTGTCAATTATTAAACATCACTAAAGAAGATTTTATTAAAAAAATAGAAAAAGCAAAAATCTACAGCCCAAGATTGCCTTCTGTTTTTTTACCACAATTAAATAAAAGTGAATTTGCCGCTTTTCAGGAAAAAATCAGAAAATTTGAAGGCTTCTATTTTCAAAAGCGTTCGCTTCGTGATTATGAAGTAGATTTTGGCGCCAACATTTTTGGTTTCATCACTCAAGTTAATGAAAAACTCGTGGCAAAAAATCCATACTACAACAGTGGTGATTTGATAGGAAAACAAGGGGTTGAAGAAAGCTACGAAGAAATTTTGCGAGGAATAAAAGGCGTTAAATACATTCAAAAAGACAAATACAACCGAGAAATCGGCTCTTTCAAGGAAGGGAAATACGATACAATTGCTGTACAAGGAGAAGATATAAACCTGACTATTGATGCCGAACTTCAAAAATATGGTGAGGAATTAATGATTAATAAAAGAGGTGGAATAGTTGCTATTGAACCTAAAACAGGTGAAATATTAGCACTTGTTACCGCTCCTTCTTACGACCCTTCGATATTAGTAGGACGAAAAAGATCAAAAAATTATACTGAATTGTATCGCGATTCTATTGCTAAACCGCTTTATGATCGTGGATTGTTAGCCGAATATCCTCCTGGTTCCCCTTTTAAAATATTAACAGGTCTGGTTGCTTTACAAGAAGGAGTTGTCAACGAGCAAACAACTTTCATGTGTCATCACGGATTTAGCTATGCCAGAGGACGTTTTATGGGATGTCACGGCTTTGGACCACATCAATTACATAATGGAATTTATAATTCCTGTAATACTTATTTTGCAAGCGCATACATGTTAACCATAAATAAATACGCCAAACCTGCTTATGCGGTAGATGTTTGGAGTAATCACGTTAAAAGTTTTGGTCTGGGCCAATTTATGGGCTATGACTTACCAACAGGTAAAAAAGGAAAAGTTCCAGATTCAAAAACATACAAACGTATTTATCCTAATGGTGGTTGGAGAAGCACAACAATTGTATCTAATGCTATTGGGCAAGGAGAAGTGTTAATGACACCTATTCAACTCGCCAATATGATGGCAACAGTTGCTAATGAAGGATATTATTATACGCCTCACATCATAAAAAAAATAGAGGGAGAAAAAATTGACAAGAAGTTCACAACAAAGCATGTCACTACCATTGATAAAAAATATTTCAAACCCATGATTAGTGGTCTATTTGATGTTTATAATCTAGGAACTGCTTATTATTTGAAAGTCGAAGGAATTGATATTTGTGGAAAAACAGGAACTGCTGAAAATTTCGCTAAAATTGATGGAAAAAGAACACAACTAGAAGACCACTCTATATTTGTAGCTTTTGCACCAAAAGATAATCCCAAGATTGCAATCGCTATCATGGTAGAAAATGGTGGATTTGGAGCTACAATTGCAGGTCCGATTGCGAGTTTAATGATTGAAAAATACTTAAGACATAAAATCACCAGAACCGATTTAGAAACCAGAATCTTAAATAAAAGTTTACAAGGCGAGTATGCTAAACTCGGTGGTCTCTCTGAAACTGTAAAAACACAAATGAGAAAACAAGATTCTATTTTGAAAAGCAAAACTGTTATTCGAAAAGTAAAAATAGACACAACAAAACAAAAACAACAATAA
- the mreC gene encoding rod shape-determining protein MreC has protein sequence MQQIFNFIFKNSNRLLFLLLLGISLALTIQSHSFHRSKIISSANFLSGGVYEKANNINEYLNLRTQNDALALENANLKSLLFNKKDTTQIKKLDSLKGVKPSDIIVSKVIHNSYNVYENYLTLNSGELQGVKPDMGVINSLGIVGIVDNTSAHYATVISILNKKSLINAKIKKSDHFGSLTWDGKSTGYVQLIDVPRLATIRKGDTIVTGGQSVIFPENINIGTIERIYTDEETHYYKIEVKLFNDMTNLGHVYIIKSKNREELINLEKREKDE, from the coding sequence ATGCAGCAAATATTTAATTTTATTTTTAAAAACAGTAATCGTTTACTGTTTTTGCTGCTTTTAGGCATTTCGTTAGCCCTTACTATTCAATCCCACTCTTTTCACAGAAGTAAAATAATTAGTTCTGCTAATTTTTTGAGCGGTGGTGTTTATGAAAAAGCAAATAACATCAATGAATATTTAAATTTAAGAACACAAAATGATGCGCTTGCTTTAGAAAATGCAAATTTAAAAAGCCTTCTGTTTAATAAAAAAGATACTACTCAAATAAAAAAATTAGACAGTTTAAAAGGAGTAAAACCTTCAGACATTATTGTTTCAAAAGTGATACACAATTCTTATAATGTTTATGAAAATTATTTAACCTTAAATTCGGGAGAACTACAAGGCGTAAAACCTGACATGGGAGTGATTAATAGTTTAGGAATTGTAGGGATTGTTGACAATACTTCGGCTCATTATGCTACTGTTATCAGTATTTTAAATAAAAAATCCCTTATTAACGCTAAGATTAAGAAATCAGACCATTTTGGTTCTTTAACTTGGGACGGAAAAAGTACCGGTTATGTACAACTAATCGATGTTCCTAGATTAGCCACCATCCGAAAAGGAGACACTATTGTAACTGGAGGTCAATCTGTTATCTTTCCTGAAAATATTAATATTGGAACTATTGAAAGAATTTATACAGACGAAGAAACTCATTATTATAAAATAGAGGTTAAATTATTTAATGACATGACTAATCTGGGTCATGTATATATCATCAAGAGCAAGAATCGTGAAGAACTTATTAATTTAGAAAAGAGAGAAAAAGATGAATAG
- the surE gene encoding 5'/3'-nucleotidase SurE, which produces MKQVRPLLLVTNDDGISAPGVRALIAVMAEIGDVVVVAPDKPQSAMGHAITINSTLYLNKISKENDAITEYSCSGTPVDCVKLAVNEILKRKPDLCVSGINHGSNSSINVIYSGTMSAAVEAGIEGIPAIGFSLLDYDWNADFEPIKSFIRKICLEVLTNGLPEGVLLNVNFPKLKKEEIKGIKVCRQAKAMWVEKFDKRKTPQGKDYYWLAGEFVNQDKGEDTDEWALENDYISIVPVQFDLTAHHSMQQLNTWKWNE; this is translated from the coding sequence ATGAAACAAGTTCGCCCTTTACTATTAGTTACCAATGACGATGGGATTTCGGCTCCGGGAGTCAGAGCACTTATTGCTGTTATGGCAGAAATTGGCGACGTCGTAGTTGTAGCACCTGACAAACCACAAAGTGCCATGGGACATGCCATTACGATAAACAGCACTTTGTATCTGAATAAAATTTCAAAAGAAAACGATGCTATTACTGAATACAGCTGCTCTGGAACGCCAGTAGATTGTGTCAAACTGGCCGTAAATGAAATCCTGAAACGAAAACCAGACTTGTGTGTTTCTGGTATTAATCACGGATCAAATTCCTCTATAAATGTGATTTATTCCGGAACAATGAGTGCTGCTGTTGAAGCAGGAATTGAAGGAATTCCAGCAATTGGTTTTTCATTATTAGATTACGATTGGAATGCCGATTTTGAACCCATTAAATCTTTCATTAGAAAAATATGTCTTGAAGTCCTGACAAACGGCTTGCCGGAAGGCGTTCTTTTGAATGTAAATTTCCCTAAACTAAAGAAAGAAGAGATCAAAGGAATAAAAGTTTGCCGCCAGGCAAAAGCGATGTGGGTAGAGAAATTTGACAAAAGAAAAACACCTCAAGGAAAAGATTATTATTGGCTTGCAGGAGAATTCGTCAATCAAGATAAAGGCGAAGATACAGACGAATGGGCATTGGAAAATGATTATATTTCGATAGTCCCAGTGCAATTTGATTTAACCGCACATCACAGCATGCAACAACTTAATACCTGGAAATGGAATGAATAA
- a CDS encoding rod shape-determining protein, whose product MGFFDFMTEDIAIDLGTANTLIIHNDKVVIDSPSIVARDRVSGKIIAVGKEANMMQGKTHENIKTIRPLKDGVIADFDASEKMISMFIKSIPALKKRMFTPALRMVVCIPSGITEVEMRAVKESCERVNGKEVYLIHEPMAAAIGIGIDIMQPKGNMIVDIGGGTTEIAVIALGGIVCDKSVKIAGDVFTNDIVYYMRTQHNLFVGESTAEKIKIQIGAAIEDLETPPEDMSVQGRDLLTGKPKQVEVSYREIAKALDKSIQRIEDAVMETLSQTPPELAADIYNTGIYLAGGGSMLRGLDKRISQKTDLPVYIAEDPLRAVVRGTGMALKNIVKFKSILIK is encoded by the coding sequence ATGGGATTTTTTGATTTCATGACCGAGGATATTGCGATAGACCTTGGTACCGCTAACACTTTAATCATTCATAATGATAAAGTTGTAATTGACAGCCCATCTATAGTTGCCCGAGACAGAGTTTCGGGAAAAATCATTGCTGTTGGTAAAGAAGCCAACATGATGCAGGGTAAAACACATGAAAACATTAAGACGATAAGACCTTTGAAAGATGGTGTAATTGCAGATTTTGATGCTTCCGAAAAAATGATAAGTATGTTTATAAAAAGCATACCTGCATTGAAAAAAAGAATGTTTACTCCCGCATTACGAATGGTTGTTTGTATCCCTTCCGGTATTACCGAAGTGGAAATGAGAGCTGTAAAAGAGTCTTGTGAAAGAGTAAACGGTAAAGAAGTTTATTTGATACACGAACCTATGGCTGCGGCTATTGGTATTGGTATTGACATCATGCAACCTAAAGGAAACATGATTGTAGATATTGGTGGTGGAACAACTGAAATTGCTGTAATTGCATTAGGCGGAATTGTATGTGACAAATCGGTAAAAATTGCCGGTGACGTATTTACAAATGACATTGTATATTACATGCGTACCCAACACAACCTTTTTGTTGGAGAAAGTACTGCTGAGAAAATAAAAATACAAATTGGAGCTGCTATCGAAGATTTAGAAACCCCTCCAGAAGACATGTCAGTCCAAGGTAGAGATTTATTGACAGGAAAACCAAAACAAGTTGAAGTTTCATACAGAGAAATTGCAAAAGCATTAGACAAATCTATTCAAAGAATTGAAGATGCTGTAATGGAAACTTTATCTCAAACACCTCCGGAGTTAGCAGCGGATATCTACAATACAGGAATTTATCTTGCAGGTGGAGGATCAATGTTAAGAGGACTTGATAAAAGAATTTCACAAAAAACAGATTTACCTGTTTACATTGCCGAAGATCCATTAAGAGCAGTAGTTAGAGGAACCGGAATGGCACTTAAAAACATTGTGAAATTTAAAAGTATTTTGATTAAGTAA